One part of the Sphingopyxis sp. TUF1 genome encodes these proteins:
- a CDS encoding M3 family metallopeptidase has translation MPRTAPRLARKLSIMLASTAMVMGYSQMSTAFAAEPAAAVPAGQNPMLQPWTGPYEGVPPWDKLDPELFPDAFQKAMTEVKAEVQAVIDNPAEPTFENTHVPMMLAGDTMERLFAMWGVQTANKSNDRVEEIDAEWSPKLTTFFTELFLDPKLFARYKAVYDKRQSSGLDAQQIRIVERSYDEMVRDGANLSGPDKEKLVAMNAKLEGLFSAFSSKLLGDEKLYTFVTDKAELDGLDPAFVASLAAAAEANGHAGHWAIKNTRSSAQPVLQNATNRKLREKVWRAFVGRGDNGDANDTNATIAEILKLRQQRAELLGFPTHAHYRMADTMAKTPENAMSLMMKVWPAAVARVKEEVADMQAIADAEAKAGKGPKITIEPWDYRYYAEKVRKAKYDLDESEVKPYLQLDKLVDGMFWSAGQLYDLGFRENTGQIPVFDPKVRTFEVYNLKTNENVGVLYLDNFARDGKRSGAWMTTYRSQQSLGGERNVLASNNNNFTEAAKGEPTLVSLDDAQTLFHEFGHGIHYLLQQVKYPALAGVPRDFVEYPSQVNENWLMTPEVLSKYATHYRTGKPMPQALVDKILASQKFNQGFETVEYLASAIVDMKLHDRKVPPTDADKFERETLAEIGMPKEIVMRHRLPQFNHLFSSDAYSAGYYSYLWSETMDADTWAAFTEAGGPWDRSVADKFRTILLMTGNETDRAEAYRAFRGRDPDVRALLEKRGFPTE, from the coding sequence ATGCCGCGCACCGCGCCCCGCCTTGCCCGCAAGCTGTCGATCATGCTTGCATCCACCGCAATGGTCATGGGTTATAGCCAGATGAGCACCGCCTTCGCCGCCGAACCCGCCGCCGCCGTCCCCGCGGGCCAGAACCCGATGCTTCAGCCCTGGACCGGGCCCTATGAAGGGGTGCCGCCGTGGGACAAGCTCGACCCCGAACTCTTCCCCGACGCCTTTCAAAAGGCGATGACCGAAGTGAAGGCCGAGGTTCAGGCGGTGATCGACAACCCTGCCGAGCCGACCTTTGAAAATACGCATGTCCCGATGATGCTCGCAGGCGACACGATGGAGCGCCTCTTTGCGATGTGGGGCGTGCAGACGGCGAACAAGTCGAACGATCGCGTCGAGGAGATCGACGCCGAATGGAGCCCGAAGCTCACCACTTTCTTCACCGAGCTGTTTCTCGATCCCAAACTCTTCGCGCGTTACAAGGCGGTGTATGACAAGCGCCAGTCGAGCGGGCTCGACGCGCAGCAGATCCGCATCGTCGAGCGCAGCTATGACGAAATGGTGCGCGACGGCGCCAATCTGTCGGGCCCCGACAAGGAAAAGCTCGTCGCGATGAATGCAAAGCTCGAGGGGTTGTTCTCGGCTTTCTCTTCGAAGCTGCTCGGCGATGAAAAGCTCTACACCTTTGTCACCGACAAGGCCGAGCTCGACGGGCTCGACCCCGCCTTCGTCGCGTCGCTCGCGGCGGCGGCAGAGGCCAATGGCCATGCCGGTCACTGGGCGATCAAGAACACGCGCTCGTCGGCGCAGCCGGTGTTGCAGAATGCGACCAACCGCAAATTGCGCGAAAAGGTCTGGCGCGCCTTCGTCGGCCGCGGCGACAATGGCGACGCCAATGACACCAACGCGACGATCGCCGAAATATTGAAGCTGCGCCAGCAGCGCGCCGAACTGCTCGGTTTCCCGACCCACGCGCATTACCGCATGGCCGACACGATGGCCAAGACCCCGGAAAATGCGATGAGCCTGATGATGAAGGTCTGGCCCGCCGCGGTGGCGCGCGTGAAGGAAGAGGTCGCCGACATGCAGGCGATCGCCGATGCCGAAGCCAAGGCCGGCAAGGGGCCGAAGATCACCATCGAGCCCTGGGATTATCGCTATTATGCGGAAAAGGTCCGCAAGGCGAAATATGACCTCGATGAAAGCGAGGTGAAACCCTACCTCCAGCTCGACAAGCTGGTCGACGGCATGTTCTGGTCGGCTGGGCAGCTCTACGACCTGGGTTTCCGCGAAAATACGGGACAGATCCCCGTTTTCGATCCCAAGGTCCGCACCTTCGAGGTTTATAATCTCAAGACAAACGAGAATGTCGGCGTGCTCTACCTCGACAATTTCGCGCGCGACGGGAAGCGGTCGGGCGCGTGGATGACCACCTATCGCAGCCAGCAGTCGCTGGGCGGCGAACGCAATGTGCTCGCCTCGAACAACAATAATTTCACCGAAGCGGCCAAGGGTGAACCGACGCTCGTCAGCCTCGACGATGCGCAGACGCTGTTCCACGAATTCGGCCACGGCATCCACTACCTGCTCCAGCAGGTCAAATATCCGGCGCTCGCCGGGGTGCCGCGCGACTTCGTCGAATATCCGAGCCAGGTGAACGAAAACTGGCTGATGACCCCCGAAGTGCTGTCGAAATATGCGACGCACTACCGGACGGGCAAGCCGATGCCGCAGGCGCTGGTCGACAAGATTCTCGCGAGCCAGAAGTTCAACCAGGGGTTCGAAACGGTCGAATATCTGGCGAGCGCGATCGTCGATATGAAGCTGCACGACCGCAAGGTGCCGCCAACCGACGCCGACAAGTTCGAACGCGAGACATTGGCCGAAATCGGGATGCCCAAGGAAATCGTGATGCGGCACCGCCTGCCGCAGTTCAACCATCTGTTCAGCTCGGACGCCTATTCGGCGGGCTATTATTCCTACCTCTGGTCCGAAACGATGGATGCCGACACCTGGGCGGCCTTCACCGAGGCCGGTGGCCCGTGGGACCGCAGCGTCGCCGACAAGTTCCGCACGATCCTTTTGATGACCGGCAACGAAACCGACCGCGCCGAAGCGTATCGCGCCTTCCGCGGCCGCGACCCCGACGTCAGGGCGCTGCTCGAAAAGCGCGGTTTCCCGACCGAATAG
- a CDS encoding TetR/AcrR family transcriptional regulator, whose protein sequence is MQPVRQAFTRESADTRRADLIDATAACLAEHGLAGTNVRAICKKAEVSPGLLRHYFGGIDDLVAATYQATSDRMDAVFAAAAGAAAADPRARLSAYLTASFRAPVTDPELLGAWTAFWALARSDARMAAIHAESYAGYRARLAELLAACGADDAERLAILLTAMVDGLWLELSLDPASFGADAAAAMIEQALTALLPPGSNPH, encoded by the coding sequence ATGCAGCCCGTTCGCCAAGCCTTTACGCGCGAAAGCGCCGACACCCGCCGCGCCGACCTGATCGACGCGACCGCGGCGTGCCTGGCCGAACATGGGCTGGCGGGAACCAATGTTCGCGCGATCTGCAAAAAGGCGGAGGTGTCGCCGGGCCTGCTGCGCCATTATTTCGGCGGCATCGACGATCTGGTCGCGGCAACCTATCAGGCGACGAGCGACCGGATGGACGCGGTTTTTGCCGCAGCGGCCGGGGCAGCCGCCGCCGATCCGCGCGCGCGGCTGTCGGCCTATCTGACGGCCAGCTTTCGCGCGCCGGTGACCGATCCCGAGCTGCTCGGCGCATGGACTGCCTTCTGGGCACTGGCGCGAAGCGATGCGCGCATGGCGGCGATCCACGCGGAAAGCTATGCCGGTTATCGCGCGCGCCTCGCCGAGCTGCTCGCCGCGTGCGGCGCCGACGACGCCGAACGGCTGGCGATTCTGCTCACCGCGATGGTCGACGGGCTGTGGCTCGAACTGTCGCTCGACCCGGCAAGTTTCGGCGCCGACGCCGCGGCCGCGATGATCGAGCAGGCATTGACGGCGCTGCTGCCGCCAGGGTCAAACCCGCACTGA
- a CDS encoding aromatic ring-hydroxylating oxygenase subunit alpha, producing the protein MATLRDTFDNIDPLDGWSLPAWTYSDPDFYAAEMARIFRPSWQVVCHDSDIPNAGDWHSIDYCGESVIVVRGTDRVVRAFTNVCRHRGSRLVDGAAGCAKKLVCPYHAWTYELDGRLTGVPDSASYPTLDKGKAGLVGVAAEQWRGFWFVRLEDDGGPSVAKMMAPYEAMIEPYRFEELGALGRVTLRPREVNWKNVGDNYSDGLHIPVAHPGLTRLFGKSYGVETKDNVDRMWGDLIDRPSANWSERLYQRLLPPVPHLPADKQRHWLYFKLWPNVAFDIYPDQVDFMQWLPTGPTSCLIREISYVLPDERREMKAARYLNWRINRQVNAEDTALITRVQQGMQSKSFSMGPLSDKEVCLKHFCARMRDIIPEARLEQAPPAGWSGR; encoded by the coding sequence ATGGCAACGCTGCGCGACACCTTCGACAACATCGACCCGCTCGACGGCTGGTCGCTCCCCGCGTGGACATACAGCGACCCCGATTTCTACGCCGCCGAAATGGCGCGCATCTTCCGCCCCAGCTGGCAGGTCGTATGTCACGACAGCGACATCCCGAACGCGGGCGACTGGCACAGCATCGATTATTGCGGCGAAAGCGTCATCGTCGTGCGCGGCACCGACCGCGTCGTGCGCGCCTTCACCAACGTCTGCCGCCACCGTGGATCGCGCCTTGTCGATGGCGCCGCTGGCTGCGCCAAAAAGCTCGTCTGCCCCTATCACGCCTGGACCTACGAACTCGACGGCCGGCTGACCGGGGTGCCCGATTCGGCGAGCTATCCGACGCTCGACAAGGGCAAGGCGGGGCTGGTGGGGGTTGCAGCCGAGCAATGGCGCGGCTTCTGGTTCGTCCGGCTGGAGGATGACGGCGGCCCATCGGTTGCGAAGATGATGGCGCCCTATGAGGCGATGATCGAACCCTATCGTTTCGAGGAGCTTGGCGCATTGGGCCGCGTCACGCTCCGCCCGCGCGAGGTCAACTGGAAGAATGTCGGCGACAATTATTCGGACGGCCTTCACATCCCCGTCGCGCACCCCGGTCTCACCCGCCTGTTCGGCAAAAGCTATGGCGTCGAGACCAAGGACAATGTCGATCGCATGTGGGGCGACCTGATCGACCGGCCGTCGGCGAACTGGTCCGAACGCCTGTACCAGCGCTTGCTGCCGCCGGTGCCGCATCTGCCTGCGGACAAGCAGCGCCACTGGCTCTATTTCAAGCTGTGGCCCAATGTCGCGTTCGACATCTATCCCGATCAGGTCGATTTCATGCAGTGGTTGCCGACCGGTCCGACCAGCTGCCTGATCCGCGAGATTTCTTATGTCCTGCCCGATGAGCGGCGCGAGATGAAGGCCGCGCGCTATCTCAACTGGCGCATCAACCGGCAGGTCAATGCCGAGGACACCGCGCTCATCACCCGCGTCCAGCAAGGGATGCAGTCGAAAAGCTTTTCGATGGGGCCGCTCAGCGACAAGGAGGTCTGCCTCAAGCATTTCTGCGCGCGGATGCGCGACATCATCCCCGAGGCGCGGCTGGAACAAGCGCCGCCGGCGGGTTGGAGCGGCCGGTGA
- a CDS encoding FAD-dependent oxidoreductase: protein MSKDAPVVIVGGGPAGMVAGLLFARAWVQVTILEKHADFLRDFRGDTVHPSTLELFNEIGLLDELLKEPHAAIDTMTLNLLGRRYTIATMKHLPVAARFVAMMPQWDLLDFIAGQGRKYPTFDLRMSTEATGLTYDATGRANGVTLASGETLPARLVIAADGRRSVLRDAAELPLEDLGAPMDVLWFRVPMPAGMDMAEVALGTIDRGGMVVAIPRGDYWQCARIIQKGGFPSIEARGIAAFRHDIVAIAPGLAAGINAIASFDDVKLLSVALDRLTRWSRPGLLAIGDAAHAMSPVGGVGINLAVQDAVAAANILAAPLAAGADPDPLLAKVQDRRWDPTVRMQALQRLAHRRVIEPMLRGEIRRVPLAIRLLDRIPLLRRIPGRILGLGFGRQHVQSPLAKEFS, encoded by the coding sequence GTGAGCAAGGATGCGCCCGTGGTGATCGTCGGCGGCGGGCCCGCCGGCATGGTCGCGGGGCTGCTCTTCGCGCGCGCGTGGGTTCAGGTCACCATCCTCGAAAAACACGCCGACTTCCTGCGCGATTTCCGCGGCGACACGGTGCATCCCTCGACGCTCGAACTGTTCAACGAGATCGGGCTGCTGGACGAACTGCTCAAGGAACCGCACGCCGCGATCGACACGATGACGCTCAACCTGCTCGGCAGACGTTACACGATCGCGACGATGAAGCATCTGCCCGTCGCGGCGCGCTTCGTCGCGATGATGCCGCAATGGGACCTGCTCGATTTCATTGCCGGGCAGGGCCGGAAATACCCGACCTTCGACCTTCGCATGTCGACCGAGGCGACCGGGCTGACCTATGACGCGACCGGCCGCGCCAATGGCGTGACACTGGCAAGCGGCGAGACATTGCCCGCGCGGCTTGTCATTGCGGCCGACGGGCGCCGCTCGGTGCTGCGCGACGCCGCCGAACTGCCGCTCGAAGATCTGGGCGCGCCGATGGACGTGCTGTGGTTCCGCGTTCCGATGCCCGCGGGCATGGACATGGCCGAGGTCGCACTGGGTACGATCGATCGGGGCGGGATGGTCGTCGCGATCCCGCGCGGCGATTATTGGCAATGCGCGCGGATCATTCAAAAGGGCGGTTTTCCGTCGATCGAGGCGCGCGGAATCGCCGCCTTCCGGCACGATATCGTCGCGATTGCGCCCGGCCTTGCCGCTGGAATTAATGCGATCGCGAGCTTCGACGACGTCAAACTTCTCTCGGTCGCGCTCGATCGGCTGACGCGCTGGTCACGGCCGGGCCTGCTCGCGATCGGCGATGCCGCGCACGCGATGTCGCCGGTCGGCGGCGTCGGGATCAACCTTGCGGTGCAGGATGCCGTGGCGGCCGCGAACATCCTTGCCGCCCCGCTCGCGGCGGGCGCGGACCCCGATCCGCTCCTCGCTAAAGTGCAGGATCGGCGTTGGGATCCGACGGTGCGGATGCAGGCGCTTCAGCGCCTCGCGCATCGGCGCGTGATCGAACCGATGCTGCGCGGCGAAATCAGACGCGTGCCGCTCGCCATCCGCCTTCTCGACCGCATCCCCCTGCTCCGCCGCATCCCGGGCCGTATTCTCGGGCTCGGCTTCGGGCGCCAGCATGTCCAATCCCCGCTTGCGAAAGAATTTTCATGA
- a CDS encoding phytoene desaturase family protein, which yields MTKAYDALIIGAGHNGLVCAFYLAKAGLKVRIVEARDVVGGAAVTEEFVPGFRNSVASYTVSLLQPKIIADMRLADHGYRVIERPISNFLPQEDGGYLKLGGGLERTQAEFRKFSARDAEVLPAYYDALENVAELLRDLALKVPPNVGEGLRTLLDGARQGRRFATLSLEQQRDVLDLFTKSARTMLDSWFESEAVKAAFGFDAVVGNYASPDTPGSAYVLLHHVFGEVNGKKGAWGHSVGGMGKITEIMANVCRDHGVEISLESPVARVLVDGGKAVGVKLVGGEEIAAARVIANVGPKLLYERMMDAADLPSDFQRRVKGFKAGSGTFRMNVALSELPRFTCLPEPGEHHQSGIILAPTLDYMDRAFLDAKQHGWSKEPIVEMLIPSTVDDSLAPEGCHVASLFCQQFAPELPDGRDWDDEEEAAADCIIDTVEKHAPGFRASIVAQTRLSPKGLERKLGLVGGDIMHGNMSLDQLWAARPVLGNGGYRGPVKGLYMCGAGTHPGGGVTGAPGHNAAAVILRDRRLFAPRWR from the coding sequence ATGACCAAAGCCTATGACGCGCTGATTATCGGTGCCGGCCACAACGGCCTTGTCTGCGCCTTTTATCTTGCGAAAGCAGGACTGAAAGTGCGGATCGTCGAGGCGCGTGACGTCGTCGGCGGCGCCGCGGTGACCGAGGAGTTTGTGCCGGGGTTCAGGAATTCGGTCGCGAGCTACACGGTCAGCTTGCTCCAGCCGAAGATCATCGCCGACATGCGGCTCGCCGATCATGGCTACCGCGTGATCGAACGGCCGATCAGCAATTTCCTGCCGCAAGAGGACGGCGGCTATCTCAAGCTCGGCGGCGGGCTCGAACGCACCCAGGCCGAGTTTCGCAAGTTCAGCGCGCGCGATGCCGAGGTGCTGCCTGCCTATTACGACGCGCTTGAAAATGTCGCCGAACTGCTCCGCGACCTGGCGCTCAAGGTGCCGCCCAACGTCGGCGAAGGGCTGCGCACCTTGCTCGACGGCGCGCGGCAGGGGCGCCGCTTCGCCACGCTCAGCTTGGAACAGCAGCGCGACGTGCTCGACCTGTTCACTAAGTCGGCGCGCACGATGCTCGACAGCTGGTTTGAAAGCGAGGCGGTCAAGGCGGCCTTCGGCTTCGACGCGGTCGTCGGCAATTACGCCAGCCCCGACACGCCCGGCAGCGCTTATGTCCTCCTCCACCATGTCTTCGGCGAGGTGAACGGCAAGAAGGGCGCGTGGGGGCACAGCGTCGGCGGCATGGGCAAGATCACCGAGATCATGGCCAACGTCTGCCGCGACCATGGCGTCGAGATCAGCCTTGAAAGCCCGGTCGCCAGGGTGCTCGTCGATGGCGGCAAGGCGGTTGGCGTGAAGCTTGTCGGCGGCGAGGAAATCGCCGCGGCGCGCGTGATCGCCAATGTCGGTCCGAAGCTGCTCTACGAACGGATGATGGATGCCGCCGACCTGCCCTCCGACTTCCAGCGCCGGGTCAAGGGGTTCAAGGCGGGCAGCGGGACGTTCCGCATGAATGTCGCGCTCAGCGAACTGCCGCGCTTTACCTGCCTCCCCGAACCGGGCGAGCATCATCAGTCGGGAATCATCCTCGCCCCGACGCTCGATTACATGGACCGCGCCTTCCTCGACGCGAAACAACATGGCTGGTCGAAGGAACCGATCGTCGAAATGCTGATCCCCTCGACGGTCGACGACAGCCTCGCGCCCGAGGGATGCCATGTCGCAAGCCTGTTCTGCCAGCAGTTCGCACCCGAATTGCCCGACGGCCGCGATTGGGACGATGAAGAGGAAGCGGCGGCCGATTGCATCATCGACACCGTCGAAAAACACGCCCCGGGCTTTCGCGCGAGCATCGTCGCGCAGACGCGCCTGTCGCCCAAGGGGCTCGAACGCAAATTGGGCCTCGTCGGCGGCGACATCATGCACGGTAATATGAGCCTCGACCAGCTGTGGGCCGCACGTCCGGTGCTGGGCAATGGCGGTTATCGGGGACCGGTGAAGGGGCTGTATATGTGCGGCGCGGGCACGCATCCGGGTGGCGGGGTCACCGGCGCACCGGGACATAATGCGGCGGCCGTGATCCTACGCGACCGGAGGCTCTTCGCGCCCAGATGGCGTTAG
- a CDS encoding amino acid permease, translating to MAIALVMGNMIGSGVFLLPASLAPFGWNGVAGWAITIGGALALAFVLARLTVAHPDAGGPTGFVERAFGRIPSFMIGWAYWVSVWTANVTLAVAAVSFLSLFVPALGQHMALSTIALIWIVTAINWRGARAAGRFQLVTLLIKLIPLVTVIVLIPIAFGGSETVALTPFPAEGLSLAAVSGSAILTLWALLGFESASVAADKVANPAVTIPRATIVGTLATGILYLIVCSAIALMLPAAEVAKSEAPFSLFVETWWGREPALFIGAFAAVSALGTLNGWTLIQAELPATLARQGLLPAWFGRENRHGTPAAALLLSSAIATACVILNSSKSTSEMFTFMAVLSTSVTLWLYLACAAAALRLRVAIPVALIGLAYAVWTLWGAGIGVSAMSLILMAAGLPLYAWTLVSTPALTPSGREEPPVA from the coding sequence ATGGCGATCGCGCTGGTCATGGGCAATATGATCGGCTCGGGGGTGTTCCTGCTCCCCGCGAGCCTCGCCCCCTTTGGCTGGAATGGCGTCGCGGGCTGGGCGATCACGATCGGCGGTGCGCTCGCGCTCGCTTTCGTGCTCGCGCGGTTGACCGTCGCTCACCCCGACGCGGGCGGGCCAACGGGCTTCGTCGAACGCGCCTTCGGCCGCATCCCAAGCTTCATGATCGGCTGGGCCTATTGGGTGTCGGTGTGGACCGCGAACGTGACGCTGGCGGTGGCGGCGGTGAGTTTCCTCAGCCTGTTCGTGCCCGCGCTGGGTCAGCATATGGCGCTGTCGACGATCGCGCTGATCTGGATCGTCACCGCGATCAACTGGCGCGGCGCGCGCGCGGCCGGGCGGTTTCAGCTCGTGACCTTGCTCATCAAGCTGATCCCGCTCGTCACCGTGATCGTGCTGATCCCCATCGCCTTCGGTGGGAGCGAGACGGTCGCGCTCACCCCCTTCCCCGCCGAGGGTCTGTCGCTTGCGGCGGTCAGCGGATCGGCGATCCTGACCTTATGGGCGCTGCTGGGTTTTGAATCGGCGAGCGTCGCCGCCGACAAGGTCGCCAATCCGGCGGTCACCATTCCGCGCGCGACGATTGTCGGCACGCTCGCGACGGGCATCCTCTATCTGATCGTCTGTTCAGCGATCGCGCTGATGCTGCCCGCCGCCGAAGTCGCGAAGTCCGAAGCGCCCTTTTCGCTGTTTGTCGAAACCTGGTGGGGCCGCGAACCCGCGCTGTTCATCGGCGCCTTTGCCGCAGTCAGCGCGCTCGGCACCCTCAATGGGTGGACGCTGATTCAAGCCGAACTGCCCGCCACGCTTGCGCGGCAGGGGCTGCTTCCCGCCTGGTTCGGCCGCGAGAACCGCCATGGCACGCCCGCCGCTGCGCTGCTTTTGTCGAGCGCGATCGCCACCGCCTGCGTGATCCTCAACAGCAGCAAGTCGACGAGCGAGATGTTCACCTTCATGGCGGTGCTTTCGACCTCGGTCACCTTGTGGCTCTACCTTGCCTGCGCAGCGGCCGCGCTGCGGCTGCGCGTCGCGATCCCGGTCGCGCTGATCGGGCTCGCCTATGCGGTCTGGACGCTGTGGGGCGCCGGCATCGGCGTGAGCGCGATGAGCCTCATCCTGATGGCAGCTGGACTGCCGCTCTACGCGTGGACCCTGGTGTCAACGCCAGCCCTAACGCCATCTGGGCGCGAAGAGCCTCCGGTCGCGTAG
- a CDS encoding TonB-dependent receptor yields the protein MRTMSKMLVRSSAVLLGGTILATSGTALAQQANVEDDNDIVVTASKREENLQDVPLAITAIGNERLGELQVKEFQDVVKFLPSVTIQTLAPGFSQVYFRGVASGENANHSASLPTVGTYLDEMPITTIQGALDIHAYDLARVEALAGPQGTLYGASSMAGTIKLVTNQPDPGSTYGSVGLELNSVTRGGIGGVAEGFINAPLGERAALRLVGWYRHDAGYIDNIAGSRTYPSSGITQDNAALVEKDYNDVDTYGARLALGIDLNDDWTIRPTLMGQVQKANGSFAQERSSAVTGKLQTVQYNPEVSKDKWIQAALTIEGKIGSWDLTATGGHLRRKTTTESDYSDYAYFYDALYGYGVYFYDNNGDLVSPNQYIQGIDRYKRSFAEVRIASPADARIRFIGGLFWQRQSHNIEQNYIIDNIADSITVTGTDSNIWLTKQLRIDRDYAAFGEISFDITDKLTLTGGGRVYKFDNSLVGFFGYSAGYSSRTGEAACFAGPIVSGSPCTNLDKSTSDTDFIHKLNLTYKVTDDVLVYGTWSRGFRPGGINRRGSLPPYGPDTLDNYEFGWKTSFGPVRFNGAVYQEDWNNIQLSFLGANGLTEIRNAGIARIRGIEADINYRQGGFTLSLGGSYNDATIRRDFCRIANVDFDCTVDVDLDGSGAIDQSNEINDTLAPRGSRLPVTAKFKGNAVARYEWPVGDMNAHVQFAVNHVGKRRSDLRPFENGIVGNFKAYTTADLSVGVKGEGWSAEAFATNLFNSNGVINSAVQCGESICGDPEGISSTGGVFYDNVIRPRLIGIKVSKDF from the coding sequence ATGCGGACTATGTCGAAAATGCTGGTGCGGAGCAGCGCGGTGTTGCTGGGCGGCACGATCCTCGCCACGTCGGGCACGGCGCTGGCGCAGCAGGCGAATGTCGAGGACGACAACGACATTGTCGTCACGGCTTCCAAGCGCGAAGAAAATCTGCAGGACGTACCGCTGGCTATCACGGCAATCGGCAACGAGCGGCTCGGCGAGTTGCAGGTCAAGGAATTTCAGGACGTCGTAAAATTCCTGCCGTCGGTGACGATCCAGACGCTCGCGCCGGGGTTCAGCCAGGTCTATTTCCGCGGCGTCGCGTCGGGCGAGAATGCCAACCACTCGGCGTCGCTGCCCACCGTCGGCACCTATCTGGACGAAATGCCGATCACGACGATTCAGGGCGCGCTCGACATCCACGCGTATGACTTGGCGCGCGTCGAGGCGCTCGCGGGGCCGCAGGGCACGCTTTATGGCGCCAGCTCGATGGCAGGCACGATCAAGCTCGTCACGAATCAGCCTGACCCCGGCAGCACCTATGGTTCGGTGGGGCTCGAACTCAACAGCGTGACGCGCGGCGGCATCGGCGGCGTCGCCGAAGGCTTCATCAATGCCCCGCTCGGCGAGCGCGCCGCGCTGCGCCTTGTCGGCTGGTATCGCCACGATGCGGGCTATATCGACAATATCGCGGGCAGCCGTACCTATCCGAGCAGCGGTATCACGCAAGACAATGCCGCGCTCGTAGAAAAGGATTATAACGACGTCGATACCTATGGCGCGCGCCTCGCGCTCGGCATCGACCTGAACGACGACTGGACGATCCGCCCGACGCTGATGGGGCAGGTTCAGAAGGCGAATGGCAGCTTTGCACAGGAACGCTCGAGCGCGGTCACGGGGAAGCTGCAGACGGTCCAGTACAACCCTGAAGTCAGCAAGGACAAATGGATTCAGGCGGCGCTGACGATCGAGGGCAAGATCGGCAGCTGGGATCTGACTGCGACGGGCGGGCATCTGCGGCGCAAGACGACGACCGAAAGCGACTATTCGGATTATGCCTATTTTTACGACGCGCTCTATGGCTATGGCGTCTATTTCTATGACAATAACGGCGACCTCGTCAGCCCGAACCAATATATCCAAGGCATCGACCGCTATAAGCGCAGCTTTGCCGAAGTCCGCATCGCGTCGCCTGCCGACGCGCGCATCCGCTTTATCGGCGGGCTGTTCTGGCAGCGCCAGTCGCACAATATCGAACAGAATTACATCATCGACAATATTGCCGATTCGATCACCGTCACCGGTACCGACAGCAATATCTGGCTGACGAAGCAGCTGCGTATCGACCGTGACTATGCCGCATTCGGCGAGATCAGTTTCGACATCACCGACAAGTTGACGCTGACCGGCGGCGGACGCGTATACAAGTTCGACAACAGCCTGGTCGGCTTCTTCGGCTATTCGGCGGGCTATTCGAGCCGTACCGGCGAAGCTGCCTGCTTTGCGGGGCCGATCGTTTCGGGATCGCCGTGCACCAACCTCGACAAGAGCACGAGCGATACCGACTTCATCCACAAACTCAACCTGACCTACAAGGTCACCGACGACGTGCTCGTCTATGGCACATGGTCGCGCGGTTTCCGCCCCGGCGGGATCAATCGCCGCGGCTCGCTGCCTCCCTATGGTCCCGACACACTCGACAATTACGAGTTCGGGTGGAAGACGAGCTTTGGTCCCGTCCGCTTCAACGGCGCCGTCTATCAGGAGGACTGGAACAATATCCAGCTCTCCTTCCTTGGCGCCAACGGCCTCACCGAAATCCGCAATGCGGGCATCGCACGCATTCGCGGGATTGAAGCCGACATCAACTATCGCCAGGGCGGTTTCACGCTTAGTCTCGGCGGCAGCTACAACGACGCGACGATCCGCCGCGACTTCTGCCGCATCGCCAACGTGGATTTCGACTGCACCGTCGATGTCGATCTGGACGGAAGCGGTGCGATCGATCAGTCAAACGAGATAAACGACACGCTTGCGCCGCGCGGTTCGCGCCTGCCCGTCACCGCCAAATTCAAGGGCAACGCCGTCGCACGCTACGAATGGCCGGTCGGCGACATGAACGCGCACGTTCAGTTCGCGGTCAATCATGTCGGCAAGCGGCGGTCGGACCTGCGGCCGTTCGAAAATGGCATCGTCGGCAATTTCAAAGCTTATACCACCGCCGATCTCAGCGTCGGGGTCAAGGGCGAAGGATGGAGCGCCGAAGCCTTTGCGACCAATTTGTTCAACAGCAACGGCGTCATCAACAGCGCGGTCCAGTGCGGCGAATCGATCTGCGGCGACCCTGAAGGGATCAGCAGCACGGGCGGCGTCTTTTACGACAATGTCATCCGGCCGCGACTGATCGGCATCAAGGTGAGCAAGGACTTCTGA